Within the Cyanobium sp. ATX 6F1 genome, the region CAGATACATCTCCTGCAACTCGCCCTCTTCTTCCCAGGTGCTGTTCTCCACCGCCAGGTTCACATTCGAGCTGTAGCTGCCGCTGGCATTGGAGAACACCCGCGTGGCCGCCTCCCGAATCGAGATTCCCTGGGCCGCCGCCTGCTCCTGGCTGTGCTTGCGCACAAAGTTCATATCCAGCGGCTCATCGGCCTCCGCCGCCATCTTCACGCCCTGATCAATCAGGCCCATCTGGTTGATGAACAGATCGCGGAACACCCCCGAGCAGTTCACCACCACATCGATGCGCGGGCGGCCGAGTTCCTCCAAGGAGAGCAGCTCCAGCTTGTTCACCCGCCCGAGCGAATCGGCCACCGGCTTGACGCCGATGAACCAGAGGATCTGGGCGAGCGATTCGCCGTAGGTCTTGATGTTGTCGGTGCCCCAGAGCACGCAGGCGATCGTTTCCGGCCAGGCGCCCTGCTCCGCTTTCTGGCGCTCGATCAGCCGGTCCACCACCACCTTCGCCGCAGCGATCGCCGCGCGGGTGGGAATCGACTGGGGATCGAGGGCGTGGATGTTCTTGCCGCTGGGCAGCACACCCGGGTTGCGGATCGGATCACCACCGGGGCCGGGGATCACGTATTCGCCATCGAGGGCCCGCAGCAGGCTCTCCATCTCCTTGTCGGCGCAGATCTGCTCGAGGCAGAAGCGCAGATAGCCAAACAGCTTGTCGAGTTCGGCGGGCTCGACGGCCGCAAAGCCTGAGCCACGGCAGGAGCTCAGCCACGGGCTGGGTCGCTCATAGCCAAATCGCTCCAGCAGGGCGAAGAACCAGCCGAAGCGGCCCTTGAGATCCACCCGGCCGTCGCTGCCGGTGACCGCGCGCACCATCGAGGCCACCGCCTTGCGGCAGGCCTCGGTGATCCGTTGGTTCAGCTCCACATCAACCAGCACCCCGGCATCGTTGCCGCGGTACACCTCGTCGATCGTGCGGCCGATGCTCTCGGCCAGCAGAGCCGGCAGGCTGCGGTAGCCCTCCTCCTCGCGCTCGAGGGCGGCGATGCTCACCAGGGTGGCGATCGCCTCCTCGGCGGTGGGGGGCTTGCCGATCGTGTGCAGGCCGCAGGGCAGCAGCCGGCTCTCGATCTCCATCAGCTGGCGGTAGAGCGCCCCGACCACGTCATCGCGCTGCTCGCGGCTCAGCTCGGCGGCGTCCTGCTCGGGCAGCTTCACATCCTTATCGAGGTTGCACTGGCGCGCCGTCTCCACCATCGCGTTGACGATCTGCACACCCCGGCTGCTCTCGCGCAGCTGCTGGTAGGAGCCCACCAGTTCGCCCAGCTCCTTGAGCCCCTTGTAGAGGCCGGCGTTTTCAGCCGGCGGGGTGAGGTAGCTGATGGTTGCCGCATAACCCCGGCGCTTGGCGATCGTGGCCTCCGACGGGTTGTTGGCGGCGTAGTAGTAGAGGTTCGGCAGGGCGCCGATCAAGGAATCGGGATAGCAGGTGTCGCTCATGCCCATCTGCTTGCCTGGCATGAACTCCAGCGAGCCGTGGGTGCCGAAATGCAGCACCGCATCGGCCTTCCAGATCTTCTCGAGATAGGTGTAGTAGGCGGCGAAACCGTGGTGGGGGCTGGCACTGCGCGAGTAGAGCAGGCGCATCGGATCGCCCTCGTAGCCGAAGGTGGGCTGGACGCCGATGAAGACGTTGCCGAAGTGGCGGCCGTAGATCAAAAGGTTGGTGCCATCGCTGTTCAGGTTGCCGGGGGGCTTGCCCCAGTTCTCCTCCAGGCGCTCGGAGTAGGGGGTGAGCCGTTCGTACTCGGCCACGCTCATGCGGTGGGCGATCGCCAGCTCCGGCGCCCCCACAAGGGCCTCGGGGTCGTTGATCACCAACTCCATCAGCGCCTTGCTGTCGCGGGGCAGATCCTGCACGTCGTAGCCCTTGGCCTTCATCTCCTCGAGCACCCGGTGGATCGAGCCGAACACATCGAGGTAGGCCGCCGTACCCACGTTCCCCTTGTCGGGGGGGAAGCTGAACACGGTGATCGCCAGCTTCTTCTCGTGGCGGGGTTTGCGCCGCAGCTGGGCCCAGCGGATCGAGCGCTCGGCGATGGCGTCGACGCGGTCCTGGAGGGTGTGGGCCATGCCGGTGGCGTCATCGCGCCCGGACAGCACGATCGGCTCGATCGCACCATCGAGTTCGGGTATGGCGATCTGCAGCGCCACCTGCACCGGGTGCAGACCCAGATCGCTCTCCTCCCATTCCTGGGTGGTCTGGAACACCAGCGGCAGCGCCACCATGTAGGGCCGGTTGAGCCGCTTGAGCGCTTCGACCGCCTTGGGGTGGTCCTGGCGGGCCGGGCCGCCCACCAGGGCAAAGCCGGTGAGGCTGACGGCCCCATCGACGATCGCCCGCTCCGCATCCAGCGGGTCGTAGAAGAAGGCAGCCACCGGTTTGCTGAAATCGAGGCCGCCGCAGAACACCGGGATCACGGTGGCGCCGCGGTATTCGAGCTCCTGGATCACGGCCACGTAGTGGGCGTCATCGCCCGTGACGATGTGGCTGCGCTGCAGCACCAGACCGATCACCGGGCCCGAGCGGGCGCTCTCACTGAGATCGCGGCGGCTGGCGGTCCAGTTGAGGTAGTCCTTGAGGTCTTCGAACATCCCCGGCGCCAGGGGGTGCCAGATGCCCAGATCGGGGAACACCACCGGATCGACCACCGCCAGCTCGGGGCGGCCCTCCTCTCCCTTGGGGAAGACGTACTTATCGGCCAGCATCAACAGGAAGTTGCGCAGGTTGTCCGGCGTTCCCCCCAGCCAGTACTGAAAACTGAGCATGAACGAACGGGCGTCCTGCGCCTTCTCCACCGGCAGGTATTTCAGAACGGTGGGAAGCGTGTTCAGCAGCTTGAGCATCGCGTCCTGGAAACCGGCGCCGCCGGCCTCCTTCCGCTTTTTCATGAAGCTGGCGATGGCGCTCTTGCTCTGGCCCAGCTGGGCCATCGAGAACGTACCCAGCTTGTTGAGGCGCATCACCTCCGGCATCGACGGGAACACCACCAGCGCCTTGAGGCGATCGCGGTGGGGCGCCACCGCCTCCACCACCTTCTGGGCCAGGTCTTCGATGAAGATCAGCGAGGCGATGAACACATCGGCGGCCGCCAGATCGGCGCAGAAGGCGGCGTAGTTCTGGGGATCACGAAGTTCCTCGATCAGGTAGCCGCACAAATCCACCGCCAGGGCGTTGTTCTGTTCGTTGAGGCTGGTGGCCGCCACGGTCAGGGCGTTCTGGTACTGGGGTTCGAGCACCACATAGACCACCCGCATCAGGGCACGGTTCCCCAGGTCGACAGGGCTGACCCGGCGGGAGGCGGAGCGGACCTGCGTGAACATCGGCGATCGATTGAGCAATGTGAAGCAGCTTACGGAGCTCGCCTGGCCAGCGGGCGCCCCCGCCAGGGGCCATAGGCTCAGCGCAGTTCAGCCTTGGGGCATGACCTCACCGATCCCCGGCCCGATCCCTGTGGTGGTGGCCGGTGCCCTGGGCCGCATGGGCGCCGAAGTGATCAAGGCCGTCTGCGCCGCACCCGATACCGAGCTGGTGGGGGCGATCGACACCACCGCCGGCAAGGAGGGGGCCGACATCGGGCTGGAGCTGGGGCTCGGGGAACTGGAGGTGGCGATCACGGCCGATCTCGAGGGCAGCCTCTGCGCCGCCAGCCAGGCGGTGCGCCAGGCCGGCCCCGGTGGCGGCGCCGTGCTGGTGGATTTCACCCACCCGAAGGTGGTCTACGAGCACACCCGGGCCGCGATCGCCTACGGGGTGCACCCGGTGATCGGCACCACGGGCCTCTCCCCTGAGCAGCTGGCCGAGCTGGCCGTCTTCGCCGAAAAGGCCTCGGTGGGGGCCGCCGTGATCCCCAATTTTTCCGTCGGCATGGTGCTGCTGCAGCAGGCCGCCGCCGCCGCCGCCCGCTTCTACGACTTCGCTGAGCTCACCGAACTGCACCACAACCGCAAGGCCGACGCCCCCAGCGGCACCTGCCTCAAGACAGCTGAATTGATCGAAGAGCTGGGCAAGTCCTTCAACGCCCCCCAGGTGGAGGAGCACGAAACCCTCGCCGGCTGCCGCGGCGGCCAGCGCGACAGCGGACTGCGGCTGCACTCCGTGCGCCTGCCGGGGCTGGTGGCCCACCAGGAAGTGATGTTCGGCGCCCCGGGGGAGACCTACACCCTGCGCCACGACACGATCGAGCGGTCCGCTTTCATGCCCGGCGTGCTGCTCAGTGTGCGCAGGGTGCGCAGCTTGAGCGGCCTCGTCTATGGCCTTGAGCGCCTGCTCTGATGCTGCTGCCGCTCAAGCCCGGTGAACTGCAACGGCTGATCCCCGCGATCGCCACCGGCCCCCAGTTCAATGCCTGCTCCGGCAACCCGCGCAAGCTGCTGCAACGGGTGCTGATCGCCGTGATCGGTGGTGTGCTCTCGCTGCTGATCAGCCAGACCCTGGCCTTCAGCAGCCAGTTCGGCCCCGTCTGGCTGGTGATCGGCGTGGTGTTCGCCCTCTACATCTTCTGGGGGCCGATCCTCGAGGCCGGCCAGCGCAACGCCACCCTCAGGCGCTACCCGGCGGCGGCGATCTTCGAAGGCGAGATCGCCGAGCTGTTCACCAAGGAGCGGGTGGAGGAGCGCAGCGAGCAAGCCGATGCCCGCGGCCGCCTGGAGCTGGTGGAGAACCGGCGCACCTGGCTGTGCCTGGAGCTGGAAGACGAGGACGGCTACCTGGGCCAGCTGCGCTTCCCGATGGACAAGAAGCACAAGGTGCTGCGGCGGGGGATGGTGATCCGCTGCCTGGTGCTGAGTGAGCGCAAGGATTTTTCCCGCGTCGGCGCCCTCAGTGACGCCTGGATCCCCCAGCTGAAGCTCTGGGTGGGGGAGTATCCGTTCCTGCTGCGGCCGGCGTTTGAGGAGATCTGCCTGCGGCGCCTGCGCTGAGGCCAGCCGGGCCGGATTTCACACTCTGTGACCTGACGCAACATTGCGTTACAATTTGCGCATACCAACACCGATCGGCCCATGACTGCTTCCGCCGCCCCCACCGCTGAGCAACGCGCCACCATCCGCGGCGCCACCGTCACCACCGAAGACGGCGGCCGCCTCAACGCCTTCGCCACCGAGCCCAGGATGGAAGTCGTCTCGGTGGAAAGCGGCTGGGGCTTCCATGAGCGTGCTGAGAAGCTCAACGGCCGCATGGCCATGCTCGGCTTCATCGCCCTGCTGGCCACTGAATTCGCCCTCGGCGGTGAGTCCTTCACCCGCGGTCTGCTCGGCCTCGGCTGATCCCTTCCTGGACGGTTTCCACGCCGCAGCAGACTCCTGCTGCGGCTTTTTTGTGGCCATCATTTTTCTGGCCATCCCTTTTCCAGTGGCCAGCACCGATCTCCATGCCCACTCCCCCCCTGGCCCGGGTGGTCGGCGCTGGGCCCACCGGCGCCCTCGCCGCCCTGGTGCTGGCCCAGGCGGGCTGGCGGGTTCAGCTGCTCGATCCCCTGGGCACTGGGCCGCTCAAGGCCCGTAGCCGCGCCTACGCCCTCAACCACTCCAGCCAGGACCTTCTGCAGCAGTGCCAGCTCTGGGAGGCCCTCGGCCCCGATCTGGTGCCGTTCCGCCAGCTGGAACTCTGCGACCTTTCCTCGGGGCAGCGGGTACCTTTCTCCACCGCCGACCTGGGCCGCCAACGCTCCCAGCGGCCCGATGAGGCGGTGGGCTGGGTGCTGGATCACGGCCCCCTGATGACCCTGCTGCTTGAGCGCCTGGCCGCCCATCCGGCCGTGGACCTGCAGCTGGGGAGCAACATCACGGCGATCTCCACAGGCGCCCCCGAGCCCCCCGACCTCACGGTCGTGGCCGACGGCGGCGGCTCCAGCACCCGCAGCGCCCTGGGCATCGGCCACTGGAGCCTCCCCTACCGCCAGGGCTGCCTGACCGTGAAGGTGCGCCTGCGGGGCTGCGCCCCCGACCAGGCCTGGGAGCTGTTCCGCCCCGAGGGGCCCTTCGCCGTGCTGCCCCTGGGGGGCGACACCTTCCAGCTGGTCTGGAGTGCCCCGGCCGAGCGCCTGCGCCGGCTGGAAAGCCTCGATCCGGTGGCCTTCCTTGAGGCCCTCGCCGGGGTGCTGCCCAACACGATCCAAGTGGACACGCTGCTCGATCGGCCCCGCGCCTACCCGGTGGCCCTGGAGCTGGCCCGGCGCCTGCATCGCGGCAGCGCCCTGCTGGTGGGGGAGACGGCCCACCGCTGCCATCCCGTGGGCGGCCAGGGGCTCAACCTCTGTTGGCGCGATGTGGCCGAGCTGCGGCGCCAGGCGCTGCGGGTGAGCCGCGGGCGTCTTTCCCCCCGGCGCCTCGGGGCCGCCTACGCCTTCCGCCGCTGGGGCGATCTGCTGATCACCCTGCTGGCCACCGATCTGCTCGTGCGCCTGTTCTCCAATCGCTTCCCCCCGGCCCGGGCCCTGCGGCAGCTGGCGCTGGCCGCCCTGGGGCGCTGGGGGTTCCTGCGGGCCGCCTTGTTGGGCCTGATGACCTTCGGCCCTTGCCGTCGCCTGCTCCCCTGGTCAGAGTGAGACCACGAAGAGTGCCCCAACCCACCCTGCGGAAGCGGCCATGGTGATCAGCACCGCCCCCCAACCGATCCCCTCATCAGACCTGGTGCGTTACCTGGGCCGGGAACTGGGGCTGAGCGACAACGCCCTGGGCCTCGGGGTCAAGCAGGCCCAGCTGGAGCAGGCCCCCCTGCCGGTGGTGCTCTGGCGCTTCGGGCTGATCAACCTGGAGCAACTCGACCAGGTGCTCGCCTGGCAGGACATCCAGACCTAAAGCTCAGTCGTAGACGATCAACGACTCCACGGGCTGCTGCTCCGGCAGGCGCGAGCGCCCCTGGAGCGCCGCCAGCTCGGCCACGAAGCCGAAGCCCACCAGGGCCCCACCCGCCTGCTCCACCAGCTGGGCGCAGGCACGGGCGGTGCCGCCGGTGGCTAGCAAATCGTCCACGATCAGAACCTTGGCCCCATCAGCGAGGGCGTCGTGCTGGATCTCCAGGCGGTCGCTGCCGTACTCCAATGCGTAGTCGAGGCCAAGCACCAGCCCAGGAAGCTTGCCGGGCTTGCGCACGGGCACGAACCCCAGGCGCACGGCCGTGGCCAGGGCGGTGCCCACGATGAAGCCGCGGGATTCGATCCCCACGATCAGATCCGGCTGCAACCGCTCACAGATCGCCCCCAGCTGGCGCACCACCTCCTGCCAACCCTCCGGATCGCGCATCAAGGGGGTGAGATCGCGGAACAGGATCCCGGGCTTGGGAAAATCGGGAATGTCACGGACCAGCTGACGCAGATCAACAGGAGGCACTGACGGATCGCCTGGAGCGCTGGCATCATCGCAGCCATGCCCGATATCACCTCCCTCCCCGCCACCTCCTCCAGCGGGCCGGCCAGCGAAGCCGCCAGCCCCCTGCCCCGCCGGGGGCTGGAGCGCCTGGATCTGCTGCTGCTCTGCGTCGAAGCCCTCGACCTCAACGGCGGCGAGGCGATGGTCTGGATGAGCCAGCAACTCGGATTCGCTGAGCTGTTCCCGAACCGCGTCGAGCTCTGGAAGCGGCGCTGCACCAACCCCCTGCGCCGGGCCACCCGCCGCGGTCAGCTGGCTCCGCTGGAAAGCGACGCCCTGATCCGCATCCTCTGCGCCATGGCCGAGCGCCTCTACCCGATGCTGCGTCAGTTGCTCTCCAGTGCCGAACCCGAACCCGTCACCGCCGAGCGCTGGGCCCTGTTCCAGGCGCGGCTGAGCGATCTGGTAGCCGAGCGGCTCAACCTGCGCCGCGGCGCCGTGCAGCGGCTGCTCCATCCCGACGATGGCCCCCAGCTCTCCCGCCAGCTGGTGCGCGCCCTCTCGCTGACCGCCGGTGTGGGAGGGTTCGAGCGGCTCCGGGCCAGCCTCCTGGACGCCCCCGCCTGATCGCGCCGGCATGAAGCTCACCTACCGCTACGAACAGATCAGCGCCCGGCTGCAGCTGGAGGGCCTGCCGGACGTCTCGATCGGCCAGGGCGAGCAGGTGCTGGGCATCCTCACCGGCTGGACGCTCACCCTGGCGGGGCGGCCGGAGCTGGAGGGCAAGCGCGACCACCTGGTGGCCCTGATCGAGGTGGTGTTGCCCTACGCGCGGCACCTGGTCAGCGATGTCCCCAAGGCCTTCGGGCCCGCCACGAGCCCGGTCACGATCGAACCGCGGGGCACGGGCCACCGGCTGCTGCTGCGCAGCAGCCAACCCAACACCGAGCCCCTCGATCTGCAGCTCGATGACGCCGAGCTGGCTGATCTGGTCAGCTGCCTCGATCAGGCACGCCTCGACTGGCGTGTGCAACTGCCCCTCGGCCTGCCGGCCGCCCAGCCGCTCAAACGCCGGGAACTGCTGGTGCGGACGCCCCTGGCCCAGCGGCTGGCGGCCCCCCTCTGCGGAGCCGCCGCGGTGGCGCTCACCGCCTCCCTGGCACTGATGGTGCCGCCGCCGCGCCCCGGCGCTGCCCCCGCGCCCGCCCCGCCGCTTCCGGTTGAGAAAACCCGTTGACGCCAGGCCTGTTGACGCCAGGCCCGTTGACGTCAGCCAGTGCCCCGTCACACTGATGATTGATGCGCACACCGTTCAAGACAGGCTCCCATGACCATGAGCTGGTCGGAACTGCGGCGCCGGGTCACCCGGTTGGGGGCCAGCCTCGATGTGGTCGTGCGCAGTGATCCTGAGGTCTGTGGCCTCAGCGGCAAGAACTTCCAGCTCTCGCTGCACCACGGCGGCCAGGGGGACTGCACCGTCGGCTGCCTGAGCCTGGTGGACTGCCCCAACGAACTGGTGTTGATCGAGTTCGAGCGCTGGATGCGCGGCGCCGGTTTCGCCCTGGAGTGATGAACGAACCCAAGCGACACCTGCGCCTCGCCCGCACCGCTCAGCCCTCCAGGGACGTCTACCGCAGGCGCAAGCGCACCAGTCGCCCCAAACAGTTCGCCGTGGGCCTGCTGCTGGCCGCCGCCGGCACCGGTCTGCTGCTGGCGCTCCTGAAGCTGCCGGAGCGCCTCGACACCCTGCTGCTGGTGAGCAAGGCGATCGGCAACCTGCTCACCGGCCTCACCCTGCTGGGCAGCGGCCTGCTGCAACTGCTTGGGGTGCTGCTGCTGGTGGCCCTCGCCCTGACGGCCCTGGCCCTGGTGGTGATCGGTCTGGTGCGGATCGTGCGCGCCTTCTGGCCGGCCCGCAAGGCTCAATCGTCCCGCTGAGGACGGGGCGAAAGCGAGCGCCGCAGGATCCAGAGTTCCTCCAGGCTCACGCAGCCGTCACCGTTGCGTTCGGCCTGGGCGAAATTCAGCTGCAACCAGGGGAGCGCCGACACCTCAGCGCCGCAAAGGCGCCCGTCGAGGTTGCGGTCGGCCCGCTGGAAGGCCTGGCGCAGGCGTTCACCGAGGAAATGGCCCTGGCCCGGGGGCGGGGTCAGATCCGGCCGCAGCAGGTAGCCCTTGCTGCCCTGATCAAAGCGCTGGAAATTGGATTCCAGGAACGGGCGGCCGCGGGCCTCCTCGGGGCTGAGCCGGCCATCGCCGTTGCTGTCGAGCTTGCGGAACAGCTTTTCGAGCCGCTTTTGGTAACGCTGCAGATCCCCAAGTTCCTGGGCCCGCACCGCCGGAACCAGCGACAACGCCTGTGGCCCGGCCAGAGACAACGCCACGAGCAGCACCGCGGCGGCGGCGATCGCGCCTCTGCTCCCCGGCGCACCCTTCACCCCCTGGTCCCGCTGCGGCATCGATTCAGACTATGGACCAATGATCAAATTGTCCCTGGCCCAGGGCCTTTCGGGGCCCCCGCATCTGTGACCGGATCCGACTGGGACTGGCCTGAGCCCCTGGGCTCCATACAGTTCAGGGCAGCTGCCACTGCCCCCATCCCCATGAGCCGACCCCACACGATCTGGGTGGTGGATGACGATCCCGAGCTGCGCCAGCTGCTCGGCACCTACCTGGGGGAGCAGGGCTACGAGGTGCGCTGCCTCAGTGACGGGGCCCAACTGCTGGCCCGTCTCGATTTCCAGCGCCCCGACCTGGTGGTGCTCGATCTGATGATGCCCGGCGAAGACGGCCTCACCGTGCTGCGCCGCCTGCGCGACAACGCCGACGACCTGCCGGTGGTGATGCTCACCGCCCGGGGGGAGGCCGTGGACCGGATCATCGGCCTGGAGCAGGGCGCCGACGACTACCTGGCCAAACCGTTCCTGCCCCGGGAGCTCACCGCCCGCATCGAAGCCGTGATGCGCCGCCGCGGGGCCGTGCCGGCGGGGGCCCCCGTCGCCGGTGGGGAAATTGTGAGCTTCGGAGACAATCGCCTCGATCTGGCGGCCCGCTCGCTGGAATGTGCCGGCGTGCCGGTGACGATCACCAGCGGTGAATTCAGCCTGCTGGCCGCCTTCGTGCAGCACCCCCAGCGGCCCCTGTCCCGGGAGCGGCTGATCGAGCTGGCCCGGGGCCCCTCCAGTGACACCGACAGCCGCAGCATGGATGTGCAGGTCTCGCGTGTGCGCAAGCTGATCGAGCCGGATCCCAGCCGCCCCCGCTACCTGCAGACGGTCTGGGGCTACGGCTACGTGTTCGTTCCCGACGGCACCCCCCGCAGCCACTGACCATGGCGGGATCGCGGCTGACGGGAGCCCTGCCGCTGCGGCTCGCGGCCTACTTCGTGGGCGGCTGGGGCGCCACATTGATGGTGCTCCAGGGGCTGCTGGGCAGTCAGCTGGAACGGGCCCAGATCGTCGAGATGGGGCCTGATGTGGCCCAGAACATCCGCCTGAGCGAGCTGGCCCTGGAGCGCTTTCCGCCGGTGGTCGTCGCCCAGCTCAGCGGCCTCGAACTGGCTGAGGGCTCCCTGGCGGCCCCCGTGCCCGATGGCGTCGTGCTCAGCGGCGATGGCCTGCAGATCGATCGCGCCCTGCGCCTGCGCCGGGAACTCTGCCTCCACCTGCCCCACTGCCCGCGGGTGGTGGCCGGCGGCGGCCGGGTGCCCGGGGCCTGGATCGAGCTGGTCTCCCCGTTGGAACCCGTGTGGCTGTTCGCCGCGATCCGCCCGCCCCTGAGCTTCCCCCCCGATCCCCTGCTGCTCAGCCTCTCGCTGGTGAGCGGCAGCCTGCTGGCGGGGGGCCTGTTCCTGCTGCTGGATGTGCAGCAACCCCTGCAGCAACTGGAGCGCGCCCTGGCCCGGGTGGGGGTGGACCGGCAGCCGCCGCCGCTGCCCCAGAGCGGGGCCAAGGAGGTGCGCCGGCTGGCCCAGCACTTCAACGCGATGCTCGAGCGCCTGGATTGCAGCGACCGCGAACGGGCCACGATGCTCGCCGGCATCGCCCACGACCTCAAATCACCGCTGACGCGGCTGCGGCTGCGGCTGTCCGTGGGCGGGGAAGCGCTCCATGGCCCCGGGCGGCAGAAGGCGGAGGCCGACCTCGATTCGCTCGAGCGCATCACCCGCCAGTTCCTGCTGTTCGCCGGCGGCGGCAGCGGTGAGGCCTTGGTGGAGTTGCCCCTCGATGAGCTGCTGGCGGAACTGGCGGCCCAGTACGACGATCCACCCCTGATCCTGGCGCTCACGCCGCTGCGGGCCACGGTTCAGCCCACCGCCCTCAGCCGCGCCGTCGCCAACCTGATCGACAACGCCTTCAGCTACGGCCAGCCACCGGTGCGGCTGAAGCTGATCGAGGCAGCGGAAGACGGCTTCGAGCTGCAGGTGTGGGACCAGGGGGCGGGCATCCCCGAGGCGCTCCGGGAGCAGGCCCTGATGCCCTTTCAGCGGCTGGATCAGGCCCGGGGCGGCCAGGGCCACTGCGGCCTCGGGCTGGCGATCGCGGCGCGGGTGGCCCAGGCCCATGGCGGCCAGCTGGGGTTCCGCCAGGGCGACGTGCGCGAGGGCGGTGGCTTCTGCGTCAGCCTCAGCGGCCGCTGGCAGCCGCCGGAGCCCCCGATCAGCGCCAACTGACGCCACCGACGCAGACGCCGGGCCAAAAACGGTCAGAGTCGGCAGGCTGTCGTCAGGTAAGACCCACCCGTAACGCCATGGCCGAGACATCAAACGAACATCCTTCAGCCACTCCTGGGGAGCGATCCGGCAAGGACAAGAAGGTAAAGAAGGCACAAGGCAAAGAAAAGACTAAAAACAAGAAGAAAAGCGGCTCACCGCCGCCACCGATCCCCCGTCTGGGGAAATTCACGGATCGCTATTACCCCTCCGCCCTGTTGGAGGATCTGGCCAATGGCAGTCGGCCGGAGTCGGGCAATGGAAAGCTTGATCGCAAGTACTACGAGAAGGAGCTATCCAGCCTCCAGGAGGAGCTGGTCAAGATGCAGTACTGGGTGAAGGCCACCGGCTTCCGCCTGATGGTGCTCTTCGAAGGCCGCGACGCGGCCGGCAAGGGGGGCACGATCAAGCGCATCACCGAACCGCTGAACCCCCGCGGCTGTCAGGTGGTGGCCCTGGGCACCCCTTCCGATCAGGAACGCGGTCAGTGGTACTTCCAGCGCTACGTGGAGAACTTCCCCACCGCCGGCGAGATCGTGATCTTCGATCGCAGCTGGTATAACCGCGCCGGCGTGGAGCGGGTGATGGGCTTCTGCACCGAGCAGCAGGTGGATGAGTTCCTGTTCTCCTGCCCGGAGTTCGAGCGCATGCTGGTGCGCTCCGGCATCGTGCTGCTCAAGTACTGGTTCTCGGTCAGCGACGAGGAGCAGGAGGCGCGCTTCCGCTCCCGCATCGAGGACCCGACCCGCCGCTGGAAGCTGAGCCCGATGGACCTGGAATCCAGGGACC harbors:
- a CDS encoding magnesium chelatase subunit H, with amino-acid sequence MFTQVRSASRRVSPVDLGNRALMRVVYVVLEPQYQNALTVAATSLNEQNNALAVDLCGYLIEELRDPQNYAAFCADLAAADVFIASLIFIEDLAQKVVEAVAPHRDRLKALVVFPSMPEVMRLNKLGTFSMAQLGQSKSAIASFMKKRKEAGGAGFQDAMLKLLNTLPTVLKYLPVEKAQDARSFMLSFQYWLGGTPDNLRNFLLMLADKYVFPKGEEGRPELAVVDPVVFPDLGIWHPLAPGMFEDLKDYLNWTASRRDLSESARSGPVIGLVLQRSHIVTGDDAHYVAVIQELEYRGATVIPVFCGGLDFSKPVAAFFYDPLDAERAIVDGAVSLTGFALVGGPARQDHPKAVEALKRLNRPYMVALPLVFQTTQEWEESDLGLHPVQVALQIAIPELDGAIEPIVLSGRDDATGMAHTLQDRVDAIAERSIRWAQLRRKPRHEKKLAITVFSFPPDKGNVGTAAYLDVFGSIHRVLEEMKAKGYDVQDLPRDSKALMELVINDPEALVGAPELAIAHRMSVAEYERLTPYSERLEENWGKPPGNLNSDGTNLLIYGRHFGNVFIGVQPTFGYEGDPMRLLYSRSASPHHGFAAYYTYLEKIWKADAVLHFGTHGSLEFMPGKQMGMSDTCYPDSLIGALPNLYYYAANNPSEATIAKRRGYAATISYLTPPAENAGLYKGLKELGELVGSYQQLRESSRGVQIVNAMVETARQCNLDKDVKLPEQDAAELSREQRDDVVGALYRQLMEIESRLLPCGLHTIGKPPTAEEAIATLVSIAALEREEEGYRSLPALLAESIGRTIDEVYRGNDAGVLVDVELNQRITEACRKAVASMVRAVTGSDGRVDLKGRFGWFFALLERFGYERPSPWLSSCRGSGFAAVEPAELDKLFGYLRFCLEQICADKEMESLLRALDGEYVIPGPGGDPIRNPGVLPSGKNIHALDPQSIPTRAAIAAAKVVVDRLIERQKAEQGAWPETIACVLWGTDNIKTYGESLAQILWFIGVKPVADSLGRVNKLELLSLEELGRPRIDVVVNCSGVFRDLFINQMGLIDQGVKMAAEADEPLDMNFVRKHSQEQAAAQGISIREAATRVFSNASGSYSSNVNLAVENSTWEEEGELQEMYLSRKTFAFNADNPGEMNQNREVFEAAMKTADVTFQNLDSAEISLTDVSHYFDSDPTKLIAGLRDDGKAPASYIADTTTANAQVRSLSETIRLDSRTKLLNPKWYEGMLNSGYEGVREVAKRLNFTLGWSATSGAVDNFVYEEANETFINDSEMRKRLMELNPHSFRRIVGTLLEVNGRGYWETSDENIAQLQEIYQEIEDRIEGVS
- the dapB gene encoding 4-hydroxy-tetrahydrodipicolinate reductase; protein product: MTSPIPGPIPVVVAGALGRMGAEVIKAVCAAPDTELVGAIDTTAGKEGADIGLELGLGELEVAITADLEGSLCAASQAVRQAGPGGGAVLVDFTHPKVVYEHTRAAIAYGVHPVIGTTGLSPEQLAELAVFAEKASVGAAVIPNFSVGMVLLQQAAAAAARFYDFAELTELHHNRKADAPSGTCLKTAELIEELGKSFNAPQVEEHETLAGCRGGQRDSGLRLHSVRLPGLVAHQEVMFGAPGETYTLRHDTIERSAFMPGVLLSVRRVRSLSGLVYGLERLL
- a CDS encoding high light inducible protein yields the protein MTASAAPTAEQRATIRGATVTTEDGGRLNAFATEPRMEVVSVESGWGFHERAEKLNGRMAMLGFIALLATEFALGGESFTRGLLGLG
- a CDS encoding FAD-dependent monooxygenase gives rise to the protein MPTPPLARVVGAGPTGALAALVLAQAGWRVQLLDPLGTGPLKARSRAYALNHSSQDLLQQCQLWEALGPDLVPFRQLELCDLSSGQRVPFSTADLGRQRSQRPDEAVGWVLDHGPLMTLLLERLAAHPAVDLQLGSNITAISTGAPEPPDLTVVADGGGSSTRSALGIGHWSLPYRQGCLTVKVRLRGCAPDQAWELFRPEGPFAVLPLGGDTFQLVWSAPAERLRRLESLDPVAFLEALAGVLPNTIQVDTLLDRPRAYPVALELARRLHRGSALLVGETAHRCHPVGGQGLNLCWRDVAELRRQALRVSRGRLSPRRLGAAYAFRRWGDLLITLLATDLLVRLFSNRFPPARALRQLALAALGRWGFLRAALLGLMTFGPCRRLLPWSE
- a CDS encoding DUF2949 domain-containing protein, encoding MVISTAPQPIPSSDLVRYLGRELGLSDNALGLGVKQAQLEQAPLPVVLWRFGLINLEQLDQVLAWQDIQT
- a CDS encoding adenine phosphoribosyltransferase, producing the protein MPPVDLRQLVRDIPDFPKPGILFRDLTPLMRDPEGWQEVVRQLGAICERLQPDLIVGIESRGFIVGTALATAVRLGFVPVRKPGKLPGLVLGLDYALEYGSDRLEIQHDALADGAKVLIVDDLLATGGTARACAQLVEQAGGALVGFGFVAELAALQGRSRLPEQQPVESLIVYD
- a CDS encoding DUF3038 domain-containing protein — protein: MPDITSLPATSSSGPASEAASPLPRRGLERLDLLLLCVEALDLNGGEAMVWMSQQLGFAELFPNRVELWKRRCTNPLRRATRRGQLAPLESDALIRILCAMAERLYPMLRQLLSSAEPEPVTAERWALFQARLSDLVAERLNLRRGAVQRLLHPDDGPQLSRQLVRALSLTAGVGGFERLRASLLDAPA
- a CDS encoding DUF4335 domain-containing protein, with protein sequence MKLTYRYEQISARLQLEGLPDVSIGQGEQVLGILTGWTLTLAGRPELEGKRDHLVALIEVVLPYARHLVSDVPKAFGPATSPVTIEPRGTGHRLLLRSSQPNTEPLDLQLDDAELADLVSCLDQARLDWRVQLPLGLPAAQPLKRRELLVRTPLAQRLAAPLCGAAAVALTASLALMVPPPRPGAAPAPAPPLPVEKTR